In the genome of Pseudophryne corroboree isolate aPseCor3 chromosome 3 unlocalized genomic scaffold, aPseCor3.hap2 SUPER_3_unloc_28, whole genome shotgun sequence, one region contains:
- the LOC134983903 gene encoding zinc finger protein 260-like, translating into MVSQDSEITDNDSRQDSPGDNPITPIIHPALSADPPDSGKCSPDHSDIGASVTALTVDTEFPCSVDAKCFTQNTKLITHHPAKAGEMPLICSECGKCFACNSNLATHQRSHSGEKLFSCSECGKCFALKSVLVTHQRSHTGEKPFSCSECGKCFTQKSALVTHQSSHTGEKPCSCSECRKCFPRKSALVAHQRSHSGEKLFSCSECGKCFAFKSVLVRHQRSHSGEKPFSCSECGKCFAFKSHFDIHQHTHTDEKPYSCSECRKCFARKSDLVTHQRSHTGEKPFSCSECGKCFAFKSHFVIHQHTHTGEKPFPCSECGKCFARKSDLVKHQRSHTGEKPYSCSECGKCFIQKSVLVTHQSSHTGEKPFSCSECRKCFPRKSDLVAHQRSHTGERPFPCYECGKCFTHKSALVRHQRSHTGEKPYFCSECGKCFARKSHLVLHQRSHTGVKPYSCSVCGKCFPQKSVLVTHQRSHTGEKPYSCSVCGKCFTQKSALVTHQRSHTGEKPFSCSECGKCFAFKSHFVIHQHTHTGEKPFPCSECGKCFARKSDLVKHQRSHTGEKPYSCSECGKCFAFKSVLVRHQRSHTGEKPYSCSECGKCFAFKSHFVIHQHTHTGEKPFPCSECGKCFARKSDLVKHQRSHTGEKLFSCSECGKYFAFKSVLVTHQRSHTGEKPFSCSECGKCFTQKSALVTHQSSHTGEKPFSCSECRKCFARKSALVTHQRSHTGEKPYSCSVCGKCFAYKSNLVTHQRSHTGEKPFSCCERNKSALVEHIRHYPNTEPFTSSGV; encoded by the coding sequence atggtaTCCCAGGATTCTGAAAtaacagataatgacagtagacaggattctccaggagataatcccattaccccaattatacatccagctctatcagctgatccccctgattctgggaaatgttctcctgatcactctgatattggtgcatctgttacagctctgacagtagatacagagtttccctgttctgtagatgccaaatgttttacacagaacacaaagcttattacccatcatccagctaaggcaggtgagatgccactgatatgttctgaatgtgggaaatgttttgcatgcaactcaaatcttgctacacatcagagaagtcactcaggtgagaagctgttttcctgttctgagtgtggaaaatgttttgcacttaaatcagttcttgttacacatcagagaagtcacacaggtgagaagccgttttcctgttctgagtgtgggaaatgttttacacagaaatcagctcttgttacacatcagagtagtcacacaggtgagaagccatgttcctgttctgagtgtaggaaatgttttccacggaaatcagctcttgttgcacatcagagaagtcactcaggtgagaagttgttttcctgttctgagtgtgggaaatgtttcgcatttaaatcagttcttgttagacatcagagaagtcactcaggtgagaagccgttttcctgttctgagtgtgggaaatgttttgcattcaaatcacattttgatattcatcagcatactcacacagatgagaagccgtattcctgttctgagtgtaggaaatgttttgcacggaaatcagatcttgttacacatcagagaagtcacacaggtgagaagccgttttcctgttctgagtgtgggaaatgttttgcattcaaatcacattttgttattcatcagcatactcacacaggtgaaaagccatttccatgttctgagtgtgggaaatgttttgcacggaaatcagatcttgttaaacatcagagaagtcacacaggtgagaagccgtattcctgttctgagtgtgggaaatgttttatacagaaatcagttctcgttacacatcagagtagtcacacaggtgagaagccattttcctgttctgagtgtaggaaatgttttccacggaaatcagatcttgttgcacatcagagaagtcacacaggtgagaggccatttccatgttatgagtgtgggaaatgttttacacataaatcagctcttgttagacatcagagaagtcacacaggtgagaagccatacttctgttctgagtgtgggaaatgttttgcacggaaatcacatcttgttctacatcagagaagtcacacaggtgtgaagccgtattcctgttctgtgtgtgggaaatgttttccacagaaatcagttcttgttacacatcagagaagtcacacaggtgagaagccgtattcctgttctgtgtgtgggaaatgttttacacagaaatcagctcttgttacacatcagagaagtcacacaggtgagaagccgttttcctgttctgagtgtgggaaatgttttgcattcaaatcacattttgttattcatcagcatactcacacaggtgaaaagccatttccatgttctgagtgtgggaaatgttttgcacggaaatcagatcttgttaaacatcagagaagtcacacaggtgagaagccgtattcctgttctgagtgtgggaaatgtttcgcatttaaatcagttcttgttagacatcagagaagtcacacaggtgagaagccgtattcctgttctgagtgtgggaaatgttttgcattcaaatcacattttgttattcatcagcatactcacacaggtgaaaagccatttccatgttctgagtgtgggaaatgttttgcacggaaatcagatcttgttaaacatcagagaagtcacacaggtgagaagctgttttcctgttctgagtgtgggaaatattttgcatttaaatcagttcttgttacacatcagagaagtcacacaggtgagaagccgttttcctgttctgagtgtgggaaatgttttacacagaaatcagctcttgttacacatcagagtagtcacacaggtgagaagccattttcctgttctgagtgtaggaaatgttttgcacggaaatcagctcttgttacacatcagagaagtcacacaggtgagaagccatattcctgttctgtgtgtgggaaatgttttgcatataaatcaaatcttgttacacatcagagaagtcacacaggtgagaagccattttcatgctgtgagagaaataaatccgctcttgttgaacatattagacattacccaaatacggaaccatttacatcttctggagtataa